In the genome of Deltaproteobacteria bacterium, one region contains:
- a CDS encoding pyridoxal phosphate-dependent aminotransferase family protein has protein sequence MPIDLFDKCREFCLQTQFVKGVGAYPFFQPIEESEGPRVQCDGRTLVMAVSNNYLGLTHHPKVREAAIQATRRFGTGCSGSRLVNGNLKLHEELQARLAKFVGKEEALVFATGFMSNLGAIGCLFDEGDVIFSDDENHASIIDGCRQSRGQVVRYAHADAAACRAQVAATTVTGGAAIVTDGVFSMTGTLAPLPELVRIKHDTPQLCLYVDDAHGFGVFGATGRGIGEHFQCMDAIDVLMGTFSKSLASIGGFVAGEAAVMEYIRHKARSLWFSAGLAPANAAAALAALDVIESEPEHRTRLWENVHFVRHGFEELGVYLMPSAAPILSIWVGPEGRAMKLAMALREEGVFATPVAYPAVPYGHALIRTSYMATHQRADLTTIIEAFRKLAPTYRLRREDLPGDPTTLPAAPYYNLDDLL, from the coding sequence ATGCCAATTGATCTCTTCGACAAATGTCGCGAATTTTGCCTCCAGACCCAGTTTGTGAAGGGCGTGGGCGCGTATCCATTTTTCCAACCGATCGAAGAATCGGAAGGTCCGCGCGTGCAATGTGACGGCCGCACGCTCGTGATGGCGGTCTCGAATAACTACCTCGGTCTGACGCATCATCCAAAAGTCCGCGAGGCCGCGATTCAGGCCACGCGGCGTTTTGGAACCGGCTGCAGCGGCTCGCGTTTAGTAAACGGCAATCTGAAGTTGCACGAAGAATTGCAAGCGCGGCTGGCGAAATTTGTCGGCAAAGAAGAGGCCTTGGTGTTTGCGACGGGCTTCATGTCCAATTTAGGCGCCATTGGGTGTCTGTTCGACGAAGGCGACGTCATTTTCAGCGACGACGAAAACCATGCGTCGATCATCGACGGCTGTCGTCAAAGTCGGGGGCAAGTGGTGCGTTACGCCCACGCCGATGCGGCGGCGTGTCGCGCGCAAGTGGCGGCCACGACCGTGACCGGCGGCGCGGCGATCGTCACCGACGGCGTTTTTTCGATGACGGGCACGTTGGCCCCATTGCCGGAGCTGGTGCGGATCAAGCACGACACGCCGCAGTTGTGTTTGTATGTCGACGATGCGCATGGATTCGGCGTTTTCGGTGCCACCGGCCGTGGGATCGGCGAACATTTTCAGTGCATGGACGCGATCGACGTGCTGATGGGGACGTTCTCGAAGTCGCTGGCCTCGATCGGGGGCTTCGTTGCCGGCGAGGCCGCCGTGATGGAATATATCCGCCACAAGGCCCGCTCGCTTTGGTTCAGCGCTGGGCTGGCGCCGGCGAACGCTGCGGCGGCGTTGGCCGCGCTCGACGTCATCGAAAGTGAACCGGAGCACCGCACGCGATTGTGGGAGAATGTCCATTTTGTGCGGCATGGGTTCGAAGAATTGGGCGTTTACTTAATGCCGTCGGCCGCGCCGATCTTGTCGATTTGGGTCGGTCCCGAAGGTCGTGCGATGAAACTCGCGATGGCATTGCGCGAGGAAGGCGTGTTCGCCACGCCCGTGGCCTATCCGGCAGTCCCGTATGGTCACGCGCTTATCCGAACGTCATACATGGCCACACACCAGCGCGCCGACTTAACCACGATCATCGAAGCGTTCCGCAAATTGGCGCCCACGTATCGTTTGCGACGCGAAGATCTTCCCGGCGACCCCACCACGCTGCCTGCCGCGCCGTACTACAACCTCGACGATTTACTGTGA
- a CDS encoding TSUP family transporter, producing MTPEFTTQLFWLCPVVFVAGFIDAIAGGGGLLTVPAYLLAGLPPVSLLGTNKFVSTLGTLISTGKYMWSGRMHWPAALIGLPATLIGAMYGAHTVTHLDPAIVRSVILVALPIAAILTLLPKPRMLNTHAAATWTTPRLWWTVIPVAVLLGWYDGFFGPGTGTILVLLLYSIVRLPFLQAAAVARFFNLVSNAGALVTFVWNDQVLYRIGLPLAAASIAGHYCGSHLALRRGDGFVRAMLAVSCSLVVVYLLWQ from the coding sequence ATGACGCCCGAGTTCACGACACAACTCTTCTGGCTTTGCCCCGTTGTCTTCGTGGCGGGATTCATCGACGCGATCGCCGGCGGGGGCGGGCTGCTCACCGTGCCGGCGTATTTGTTGGCCGGTCTGCCGCCGGTCTCGCTGCTGGGGACCAATAAGTTCGTTTCCACGCTCGGAACACTCATCTCGACGGGGAAATATATGTGGAGCGGACGCATGCACTGGCCGGCGGCGCTGATCGGTCTGCCCGCGACATTAATCGGCGCAATGTACGGCGCCCACACCGTGACGCATCTCGATCCAGCCATCGTCCGCAGCGTCATCCTCGTGGCCTTACCAATCGCCGCGATCCTGACGTTGCTCCCCAAACCGCGCATGCTCAATACGCACGCGGCCGCGACCTGGACCACGCCGCGTCTGTGGTGGACCGTGATCCCTGTGGCAGTACTACTCGGATGGTACGACGGCTTCTTCGGCCCCGGCACCGGCACTATCCTCGTGCTGTTACTCTACAGCATCGTCCGCTTGCCGTTTTTGCAAGCGGCTGCGGTCGCGCGCTTCTTTAATTTAGTCTCCAATGCGGGGGCGCTCGTCACGTTCGTCTGGAACGATCAAGTCCTGTACCGCATCGGCCTACCGTTGGCCGCAGCCAGTATCGCCGGCCACTACTGCGGCAGCCATTTGGCGCTGCGGCGCGGCGACGGCTTCGTGCGCGCGATGCTCGCGGTTTCGTGCAGTTTGGTCGTGGTGTATTTGCTGTGGCAATGA
- the pdxH gene encoding pyridoxamine 5'-phosphate oxidase, which yields MDLFTEALEQLTTLLAQVRQIGLHEPTAMTLATADRDGRPSARTVLLKGVDADGLVFFTNSESRKGEQLLANPYAAICFHWDALKQQVHLEGPVAPVSTAESDAYWETRPRKSQIGAWASQQSRSLVRRIDLVTQIVKLTAKFLGRPIPRPPYWQGFRLQPERIEFWHARPFRLHERILYQRHGDTWTKELLYP from the coding sequence ATGGATTTGTTCACCGAAGCACTCGAACAACTGACCACGCTGTTGGCGCAAGTGCGCCAAATCGGGTTGCACGAACCGACCGCGATGACGCTCGCCACGGCCGATCGGGACGGACGGCCCAGCGCGCGGACGGTCTTGCTCAAAGGCGTCGATGCCGACGGATTAGTCTTTTTCACCAACAGCGAGAGTCGCAAGGGCGAACAACTGTTGGCCAATCCATACGCAGCGATTTGTTTCCACTGGGATGCGCTCAAGCAGCAAGTGCATCTGGAAGGTCCCGTCGCGCCGGTCTCCACGGCCGAATCGGATGCGTATTGGGAAACGCGGCCACGCAAGAGTCAGATCGGGGCGTGGGCCTCGCAACAATCGCGCTCACTGGTACGACGCATCGATTTAGTCACCCAGATCGTCAAACTGACGGCGAAGTTTCTCGGACGCCCCATCCCGCGCCCACCGTATTGGCAAGGATTCCGGCTCCAACCGGAGCGCATCGAATTTTGGCATGCGCGGCCGTTCCGTCTCCATGAGCGGATTTTGTATCAACGACATGGCGACACCTGGACCAAGGAATTGCTGTACCCATAA
- a CDS encoding alcohol dehydrogenase catalytic domain-containing protein — MRALEYRLSIPRYLMSRACARIWPHRFVRLVSSLRLRDVAEPTLPGPEWVRIRVERCGICGSDLNALRGEESYSMEPYASFPAVMGHEIIGRVVECGSSVRDVAEQTRVAVENVLPCAARGITPPCPACAAGDYAVCENFTQGNLPPGVITGFTRGLGGGWGETVVAHRSQLFPVPESIPLDQAVLIDSIASALQPVADHFPAAHETVLVIGAGIIGLHVVQCLRFAGFTGSLLVVARHDFQAAWAERLGATHVLRRDLIPAIANLTGARLYRPTLGLPVLDGGVDRVFDCVGASGTIDMALRVLRKRGSLIVVGTASQLNRVDASPLWFKEIRMTGSAMFAHSTVRGLRQRTYQHVIDGLAQGTLRGNGLVTHQFPLRAYAHALTVALDKRRFQSLKVAFTPD; from the coding sequence ATGCGTGCGCTGGAATATCGCCTCTCCATTCCCCGCTATCTGATGAGCCGAGCATGTGCGCGGATTTGGCCGCATCGCTTTGTGCGCTTGGTGTCATCGCTACGATTGCGGGACGTCGCGGAACCGACGCTCCCTGGTCCGGAATGGGTGCGGATACGCGTAGAACGCTGTGGCATTTGCGGCAGCGATTTGAACGCGCTGCGGGGCGAGGAATCGTATTCGATGGAGCCGTACGCAAGCTTTCCCGCGGTAATGGGCCACGAAATCATCGGTCGCGTGGTCGAGTGTGGATCAAGCGTGCGCGACGTCGCGGAGCAGACGCGCGTCGCCGTCGAAAACGTGTTGCCGTGCGCTGCGCGCGGGATCACGCCGCCGTGTCCGGCCTGTGCGGCGGGCGATTATGCGGTGTGCGAAAATTTCACGCAGGGAAATTTACCGCCGGGTGTGATTACCGGATTCACGCGCGGGCTCGGTGGCGGATGGGGAGAAACGGTCGTTGCCCATCGCTCGCAACTCTTTCCCGTCCCAGAATCGATCCCGCTGGATCAGGCCGTGTTGATCGATTCAATCGCGTCGGCGCTGCAACCTGTAGCGGATCATTTTCCCGCCGCACACGAAACCGTTTTAGTAATCGGCGCCGGGATCATTGGGCTGCATGTTGTGCAATGTCTGCGGTTCGCCGGATTTACCGGATCGCTGCTTGTTGTGGCGCGGCATGATTTCCAGGCCGCGTGGGCGGAGCGGCTCGGCGCGACGCATGTCTTGCGGCGCGATCTCATCCCAGCAATTGCGAACCTCACTGGGGCGCGACTCTATCGGCCAACCCTCGGACTGCCCGTATTGGATGGCGGCGTAGACCGCGTCTTCGATTGCGTCGGCGCGTCGGGGACAATCGACATGGCGCTCCGCGTGCTCCGCAAACGGGGAAGCTTGATCGTCGTCGGCACCGCAAGTCAGTTGAACCGCGTCGATGCCTCGCCGCTGTGGTTTAAAGAAATTCGGATGACCGGGAGCGCGATGTTTGCGCATAGCACGGTGCGCGGACTCCGCCAACGCACGTATCAGCACGTCATCGACGGACTCGCGCAAGGCACGTTGCGCGGCAATGGCCTCGTCACGCACCAATTCCCGCTCCGCGCATATGCGCACGCGCTGACGGTGGCGCTCGATAAAAGGCGTTTTCAGAGTCTGAAGGTCGCTTTTACGCCGGATTGA
- a CDS encoding FAD-dependent oxidoreductase produces the protein MIFVVGGGVVGLHVAIALAARPNHPDIMVCEQAPFLGDHTSGRNSQVIHAGFAYPMGSLKARLCVEGNRLSYEWLRKLGVTHHAEGKWVVAFSPEELPALEKVLEIGATCGVEGMRAASADEVAQAEPSCHRFAGAVYSRTSGMMDAAEYIRALERYLAAQENCYVLYPCAVTAIDPVKQVITTSRGEMEYSLLVNAAGLWADDVYAMCGGTRKFRIKPFKGEYYIWKTGQIRSVVYPVPRRYLAGGERDKRLVSSMGIHLHRDTGGQLFVGPTQVELDWAQKTNYDLVTPREDFVREAAHYAPVGNPDDFVPAYAGNRPKVYEDGKPLGDFQIFRDGPHIHLIGIESPGLTAAPAIGRMVAEIV, from the coding sequence ATGATCTTTGTCGTCGGTGGGGGCGTCGTTGGTCTGCATGTCGCGATCGCGCTGGCGGCGCGGCCGAATCATCCCGACATCATGGTGTGTGAGCAGGCTCCGTTTTTGGGAGACCACACGTCAGGGCGCAATAGCCAAGTGATCCACGCCGGGTTTGCGTATCCGATGGGGTCGTTGAAGGCGCGGTTGTGCGTAGAAGGGAATCGCCTCTCTTACGAATGGCTACGCAAGCTGGGAGTCACACACCACGCCGAGGGGAAATGGGTGGTCGCCTTTTCCCCGGAGGAATTGCCCGCACTCGAGAAGGTCCTCGAGATCGGCGCAACGTGCGGTGTTGAGGGGATGCGCGCAGCCAGCGCCGACGAAGTCGCGCAGGCCGAGCCGAGTTGCCATCGTTTCGCAGGCGCGGTCTATTCCCGCACCTCCGGGATGATGGACGCGGCGGAATATATTCGTGCGTTGGAGCGTTACTTGGCGGCGCAGGAAAATTGCTATGTGTTGTATCCGTGTGCCGTAACCGCAATCGATCCGGTGAAGCAAGTGATCACGACCTCGCGTGGCGAAATGGAATATTCGCTGCTCGTGAATGCCGCCGGACTGTGGGCAGACGATGTCTATGCGATGTGCGGCGGGACGAGAAAGTTTCGGATCAAACCGTTCAAAGGGGAATATTACATTTGGAAGACGGGCCAGATCCGCTCCGTGGTGTATCCCGTGCCGCGGCGCTACCTCGCCGGCGGTGAACGCGACAAACGGCTGGTCAGCAGCATGGGGATTCACTTGCATCGTGACACCGGCGGCCAATTATTTGTCGGCCCGACCCAAGTTGAACTCGATTGGGCGCAAAAGACGAACTACGATCTGGTGACGCCGCGCGAGGATTTCGTGCGCGAAGCGGCCCACTACGCCCCCGTCGGCAATCCCGACGATTTCGTTCCGGCCTATGCGGGGAATCGTCCCAAGGTCTACGAAGACGGCAAACCCCTCGGCGATTTTCAGATTTTTCGCGACGGCCCGCATATTCATCTGATCGGGATTGAATCGCCCGGATTGACTGCCGCGCCGGCGATTGGGCGGATGGTCGCCGAAATAGTGTGA